TTAAGGGTGCATTATGTTGTAGAAGAACTCTTATTGTTGCTCCTACCTTCTCCACGATAGATTGGACAAGCTGTGCCTCATAACTGCATCAGAAGGAAAAATGTAATGTATAATTCTCTCCGTAAAGTTTCAAAATCTTAGCATcctggaaaaaagaaattaaaccagGATGTGTGTCAATGATGGATTGCTACTTTTGCAGCTATGTTATCACCAcatattaaaaccaaaaaaggaATAATGTAGAAATCTTTGCTTTTTCAGGtagtcaaggaaaaaaaagagaaaaaagtatcttttatttttattttacttgtatgTTCTCTGAGTTGGGAGTGTTATAGTTTCACTAAATTGTAGTGGTATTATCAATTATCGTCTAAATGCTTAACtacaaacctgaaaaaaaataaaagttcagaACCAGCATTCTGGTATTATGTTATGTGTAGTTtcatcaagaaatacaacttacccaTCTCCTAAAACCATTCCTCCTAAATCTGCAACTTCCTTCAAAGCAATCCTCCACCCATTCACTTGCTCCATCTCCTTCTTGAAGCGCTTTTCATGATCCACAAATGCTGCAGCAAAGCTCCCTGTTTGATTTCTGACTTCAGACGGATCCACATCATAGAAGACCGGCAAAATTATGCAGTCAGTATTCCTCTTACGTTCCATGATCATTACAAGTTCATCCAGGCACCACCGCGACAAAGCTATGCTTTGGAGAACACGATTatcgatattttttattgttgtattgcctgtCGGAGCTGACTTGATATTTTCTCCTCTCCCAATTTCATCATCGTCTCTAAATGTGTGAATCCCTGCTTGAACCAGGGCTGTGTAGAGGTGATCGGTAAAGTTCTTGCGGGTGTCttcacctctaaaactcaagaacacttgATATTTACAACTAGAGAACCGTGAAAATGaggattcttgatatttccCAGAAGCCATTCCGAGactagcaaagaaaaaaagttgcagGATGAATGTCGATAATTCAAGATCGATAGCACAGCAATTAGCTGAAGTATTTATATATCATTATCCTACTTTTTCTTTATAACAGCAATCAACTCCCCCAGACCCTTTCAGAGAAATATCTGTACATATGTTATCCGCACTTGCTACCACACATTTAGAAGCACAGATGGAGCAAGAAAGGAAAGTCATTAAGGATCCCCATCTGGCTATGTAAGCcttaattatttagaaagcaCACATCTTGTAATCCACACATCTTCCCCACGGAGGTGAAtttgttagtttataattttttgagtggCATGATAAGATGAGATGATGAACAAGTAGTCACTAACAGTGGTTTAATCTAAGTGATcatcaacaaagaaaacaagacaGCAGCTGGAACCAAAGTAAACAGGAGATAAGAAAGAGAGAGTACCTGCCTGCAAGTTTCCCTTTCCCTTCTCTCTTAAGTTGTGGCTGCTGTTCTGTATCAGTAATCTATTAAGTGGTTCTGCTCCAAACTTTTAAGACAACCCTTCTATAAGAATGGAGGTTCCATGGTGTGATAGTAATAGGATTCTGTTGTCAAAAGAGTATGTGAGGTTTCCCGTTGACTTGGCTGATCGGAAAATTGGAAGAGAACTCGAGCgttttttagttgtttaagAGAAAACAGCAAATGGGTTTGTGGAGTTCACTGTCTTGGAAAATGGTGAGCAGCAACAAGGGGATGATGATCAGCTGGAGAGAACAGTAAATGGGGATGGTAATGTCCTCATTgataattttcattaatttgcaGAGCTCTGATTCTGGATGTTACTTTAGTTGTCTTGAGGTAGTGTCATCTTGCAGAACATCTGTTCACTGTGTACTTTTTGATGCTTTATGTAATACTTCCTCTGTTCCTCGTTTCGCTTTCTTACTCTGactgtttctttccttttgctttctctCTGGTTTTTCTGCTCAGGATGAAGACGATGTTGATGAAGGCGTGAGGTGCTGCTGGTTGAATGGAAGCTCCCTCCTCTGTGTTTCTCGTTTTCGTCTCTGTGTTAGGCTCGTTTGCCTTCCCTGGTTCTGTTTCTCATCATTCGTTCCTTCTCACCCCCTGTATTTTTTAGTCTTCTCCTTCGTTCCCCCCtgttctctgtttctttttttctcgtCGTTCCTCCCTGTTCTCTGTTTTTATCTTCGTCCCTTCTGCCTCTCTTCCCTTCATGTACTGTGTTTGCTCTGTTCTTGCTCTTCGATCCCCCtccatattcttttttttttttaaaaaaaaaaacctccctATAGCAAGAGAATGCCATGCGGTTACCCAGATAATAAAGAGCTTATGGGACTGTTATTGCAGAAGTTTGAAATTCTACAGAAGGTAACCTTGCGTATGTGCAACACACGTCGAGCTTTTAATACCTCCATCACTGCCATCGGGCCACTCCCACCGCCTCCTTCACTCAGTTcttaaaaaagaagcaaagatgGGGTTTGCGAGGGTCTACACAAAACCACAGCACTGTGGCGTTGGTCATGCATGCTCTACAAGATGAGGTTGCGGTCTATTTCTCCTCAGACATACTCAGCAATTTCTTGAAGATTTAAACCTGGAATACTTTTAGCACTTGATCTTGCATCAGGAGAATGGGTTGGGCAAAATAATCAACAGAGCATGCCATGATATAGCCCCAACAGCCAACCATTAAAAGGTCCAAGTGGTTAGAACTTTGTGGCTTTCGCGTCTCCTAGAACAACTGTTGCTGTAAAAAACCAGGGAAATGAAAACACATTCCAAGATCGTCATAATGTTGATGAAAAAAGGGTTATAATGTTTGAGGTCATGGGTGACAGTGCAGTGCTGGTATATGAAAACTGATTCAATTACATCGATCATTAATCGAAATTATGAACATATTGCGTCTTTTAATTCAGGATAACGAGACTTTCAAACCAAGATCTCAAAGTaactgtttttttatgaaaagaaatagtCTCATAGGCAATCAAAGTTGTTGGCTACTATAGAAAATTTTACGATTTCCacttttgttattgaattttaattagttctatcttttaatttgataatttttaatcaaaattaatttttaaatttctaattttgatgattattatattttatttttacaataatatatatatatatatatattaatttattgtgaaaatttaataaaatcaaatcaatttttaattaaaatgcaatatattcaaattataaaacccTTTCAATCATATTTTCAAGACatgtctatttattttttattataattgaactTATCTCAAGAGGATATatggagaaacaaaaaaaaatactaattaaactttaccatgtgttatatatttttatttatttttacataaaaagatgaaataaaatagataaaataacatgaaaaaaaatagacatttacatatattttggtTAACACATgaaataagatatttaatatatcttattataaatacaagattctataaataaaaattaattaataaaatagtatcatattacattttttcaatgtgaaagcccttacaaatatttataaataaaagatctcatgctagacaaggaaaagaaaggaggaagaTTACAAAACTATT
This is a stretch of genomic DNA from Populus alba chromosome 11, ASM523922v2, whole genome shotgun sequence. It encodes these proteins:
- the LOC118035083 gene encoding toll/interleukin-1 receptor-like protein, which encodes MASGKYQESSFSRFSSCKYQVFLSFRGEDTRKNFTDHLYTALVQAGIHTFRDDDEIGRGENIKSAPTGNTTIKNIDNRVLQSIALSRWCLDELVMIMERKRNTDCIILPVFYDVDPSEVRNQTGSFAAAFVDHEKRFKKEMEQVNGWRIALKEVADLGGMVLGDGYEAQLVQSIVEKVGATIRVLLQHNAPLIFINLKAGAFYQMLEKGQKNPMV